The Populus alba chromosome 6, ASM523922v2, whole genome shotgun sequence genome contains a region encoding:
- the LOC118053147 gene encoding polygalacturonase, protein MALRGALIVFSFFMIFVSIIASYNCLQEDPLNNYLEEEASGYDSRAYPSHYSTISEDGEFKSLVKLRSDVLISLQAFSKVGGKSTPVRTVNVKDYGAKGVGGDDTEAIEKAWKEACSSSEGAIVVVPRYTYRLKPITFQGPCKSNITLQVNGVIEASDDLSDYKEDGRHWLVFDSVQNLQVEGGGTIDGNGKIWWQNSCKVDKNLPCEDAPTAITFYECQNLVVKNLKIQNAQQMHVSFEKSNGVQVSNLTVTSPEGSPNTDGIHVAGTQNIQITDSVIGTGDDCISIVSGSQNVQASDITCGPGHGISIGSLGVRNSEDYVSGVTVNGAKFSGTTNGVRIKTWQGGSGSARNIKFLNIEMNNVTNPIIIDQNYCDQDEPCEEQRSAVQVKNVVYKNIKGTSASKVAIKFDCSKTYPCEGILMHDVDLEREGPGTAIASCNNVKLAESGVVSPKCP, encoded by the exons atggcCTTACGAGGAGCGCTAATTGTGTTCTCGTTCTTCATGATCTTCGTCTCCATTATTGCATCCTATAATTGTTTGCAGGAGGACCCACTTAATAATTATCTTGAAGAAGAAGCATCAGGCTATGATTCTCGAGCTTACCCTTCGCACTATAGCACGATTAGTGAGGATGGTGAGTTTAAGAGCTTAGTCAAGCTGAGAAGTGATGTTTTAATTAGTTTGCAAGCGTTTAGCAAAGTGGGTGGCAAATCAACTCCAGTAAGAACAGTTAATGTAAAGGATTATGGAGCAAAAGGTGTTGGAGGAGATGACACAGAG GCAATAGAAAAGGCTTGGAAGGAAGCTTGTTCTTCCTCTGAAGGAGCTATTGTTGTTGTGCCCCGCTATACATATCGTCTTAAGCCAATTACATTCCAGGGTCCTTGCAAATCTAATATCACATTACAG GTAAATGGAGTCATTGAAGCATCTGATGATCTATCGGACTACAAAGAAGATGGCAGACATTGGCTTGTCTTTGATAGCGTTCAGAATCTGCAAGTTGAAGGTGGTGGAACCATTGATGGAAACGGGAAGATATGGTGGCAAAACTCATGCAAAGTTGATAAAAATCTT CCTTGCGAAGATGCGCCTACG GCAATAACCTTCTATGAATGCCAGAATTTGGTTGTGAAGAACCTCAAGATCCAAAATGCACAACAAATGCATGTTTCTTTCGAGAAAAGCAATGGTGTTCAGGTCTCCAACCTCACAGTAACCTCACCGGAGGGAAGCCCTAACACTGATGGAATCCATGTCGCAGGCACCCAAAACATCCAGATTACTGATTCAGTCATAGGAACag GTGATGATTGTATCTCCATTGTAAGTGGATCCCAAAATGTTCAAGCCTCGGACATAACCTGTGGACCAGGTCATGGAATCAG TATTGGAAGCTTGGGAGTTCGTAATTCAGAAGACTACGTTTCAGGAGTTACTGTCAATGGTGCCAAGTTTTCTGGTACCACAAATGGTGTTAGGATCAAAACATGGCAG GGAGGGTCTGGAAGTGCACGCAACATCAAGTTTCTGAATATTGAAATGAACAATGTCACCAACCCCATTATAATAGATCAAAACTATTGTGACCAAGATGAACCATGCGAAGAACAG AGGTCAGCAGTCCAAGTGAAAAATGTGGTGTACAAGAACATAAAGGGGACTAGTGCTTCTAAGGTGGCTATCAAATTTGACTGCAGCAAGACTTATCCATGCGAAGGGATTCTGATGCACGATGTTGATCTTGAAAGAGAAGGACCGGGAACAGCCATAGCTTCGTGCAACAATGTCAAATTAGCTGAATCGGGAGTTGTTTCTCCAAAATGTCCTTGA
- the LOC118053197 gene encoding uncharacterized protein, which yields MGTLEARLNDQLAPVVQPPAVAKPSGNTNHSIETLVVVLAVITIAAVIAGIIARLCGGRHFGGNGEHDIEGWVESRCRNCIDGGVPAAPPPPAEAKPAAAAAEAKPAAAEEEAKK from the coding sequence ATGGGGACCTTAGAGGCAAGATTAAACGATCAGTTGGCACCAGTAGTCCAGCCACCAGCAGTGGCGAAACCAAGCGGCAATACAAATCATTCGATCGAAACCCTTGTTGTTGTCTTAGCTGTGATCACTATAGCAGCTGTTATTGCAGGGATTATTGCAAGGTTATGCGGTGGGCGACACTTTGGCGGCAATGGAGAGCATGACATAGAAGGTTGGGTAGAGAGCAGATGTAGGAATTGTATTGATGGTGGAGTCCCCGCCGCGCCACCCCCGCCAGCAGAGGCAAAGccagcagcggcagcagcagaGGCAAAGCCAGCAGCGGCAGAAGAAGAGGCAAAGAAGTGA
- the LOC118053195 gene encoding uncharacterized protein, whose translation MKPTTISRSLATKKRRNHESNFYRYLKPGALAQLRDSKISSLTRLSVHQFDSIPTTPRQISSILDLEQVPCFLMSKIRGPACSLKRKRLVAARSVFLLNMDPSNSPVLDPSSSNTDNGSLISV comes from the coding sequence atgaAACCTACCACCATTTCAAGATCCCTTGCCacaaagaagagaagaaatcaCGAGTCCAACTTTTACAGATACTTGAAACCTGGTGCGCTTGCTCAACTCAGGGATTCCAAGATCAGTTCGCTAACACGGTTATCTGTCCATCAATTTGACTCTATCCCTACAACCCCACGACAgatctcttcaattcttgatcTTGAACAAGTCCCTTGTTTTCTCATGAGCAAGATTCGGGGTCCTGCTTGTTCTCTTAAGAGGAAGAGGCTTGTGGCTGCTAGATCTGTGTTTTTACTCAATATGGATCCTTCTAACTCTCCTGTTTTAGATCCCAGTAGTAGTAATACTGATAATGGTTCTCTAATTAGTGTGTAA
- the LOC118053196 gene encoding small ribosomal subunit protein uS5x, whose protein sequence is MAERPPAERGSFGRGFGGRGGRGDRGGRGRRRGGRKEEEEKWVPVTKLGRLVKDGKISSVEQIYLHSLPIKEYQIIDSLIGPALKDEVMKITPVQKQTRAGQRTRFKAFVVVGDCNGHVGLGVKCAKEVATAIRGAIILAKLSIIPVRRGYWGNKIGKPHTVPCKVTGKCGSVTVRMVPAPRGAGIVAARVPKKVLQFAGIDDVFTSSRGSTKTLGNFVKATFDCLLKTYGFLTPDFWKETRFVRSPFQEYTDLLAKPTSKVLITEVHEE, encoded by the exons ATGGCAGAGCGCCCCCCCGCAGAACGTGGTTCCTTCGGCCGTGGTTTCGGTGGCCGTGGCGGACGTGGAGACCGTGGTGGCCGAGGCCGCCGCCGTGGTGGACgcaaagaggaagaagaaaaatgggTTCCCGTCACCAAACTAGGCCGCCTTGTGAAAGACGGAAAAATATCCTCCGTCGAACAAATCTACCTCCACTCCCTACCCATCAAGGAGTATCAAATCATTGACTCTCTCATTGGCCCTGCATTGAAAGATGAGGTGATGAAAATCACCCCAGTTCAGAAACAAACCAGAGCCGGTCAGCGAACCCGGTTCAAGGCCTTTGTTGTTGTTGGCGATTGTAATGGACATGTTGGTTTGGGTGTGAAGTGTGCCAAAGAGGTGGCTACTGCCATTCGCGGGGCTATTATTTTGGCTAAACTGTCGATTATTCCCGTGAGAAGAGGGTACTGGGGAAACAAGATCGGAAAGCCACATACTGTGCCTTGTAAGGTTACAGGGAAGTGTGGAAGTGTAACGGTGAGAATGGTTCCTGCCCCTCGTGGAGCTGGTATCGTTGCTGCTAGGGTTCCAAAGAAGGTGCTTCAGTTTGCCGGGATTGATGATGTTTTCACATCATCCAGAGGATCTACCAAAACACTTGGGAACTTCGtcaag GCAACTTTTGACTGCTTGCTGAAGACTTATGGTTTCCTCACACCTGACTTTTGGAAGGAGACCCGCTTCGTAAGATCACCATTCCAAGAGTACACTGATCTTTTGGCAAAGCCTACTAGCAAGGTTCTCATCACTGAGGTTCATGAAGAATGA
- the LOC118053194 gene encoding zinc finger AN1 and C2H2 domain-containing stress-associated protein 13: MGTPQFPDLGKHCSVEDCKQIDFLPFTCDRCRQVFCLEHRSYIKHSCPKADSNGVIVVICPLCAKGVRLNPDEDPNISWEVHVNTDCDPSNYDKVTKKRKCPVRGCRELLTFSNTIKCRDCTLDHCLKHRFGPDHNCPGPKKPDVSFPFMGLLNRSKKEESKPNRATAVSSSKWTSNFLSAASTVRASAEASMVKLSSEISQAWQTATNSASPSSSNGSGGIGPEECPQCGTRFSSVTNLIDHVQKVHEKGGNQSRVLQLPMEVCPKCSKGFRDPVALVEHVERDHRGTSKA, from the exons ATGGGCACTCCACAATTCCCAGATCTAGGAAAACATTGCTCGGTTGAAGATTGCAAGCAGATCGATTTCTTGCCTTTCACTTGTGATCGTTGCCGCCAG GTATTTTGTTTGGAGCATAGAAGTTATATTAAACACAGTTGCCCAAAAGCTGATAGCAACGGTGTCATTGTTGTCATCTGTCCATTATGTGCGAAGGGAGTTCGCCTAAACCCTGACGAAGACCCAAACATTTCTTGGGAAGTGCATGTTAATACTGATTGTGACCCTTCAAATTATGATAAAGTtacaaagaagagaaaatgcCCTGTCCGGGGTTGCAGGGAGCTCCTTACATTCTCAAACACAATCAAGTGCCGGGATTGCACCCTGGACCATTGCCTGAAACACCGGTTTGGACCAGATCACAATTGTCCTGGACCAAAGAAACCTGATGTGAGCTTTCCTTTTATGGGTCTCTTGAATAGGAGTAAGAAGGAAGAGTCAAAACCCAATCGCGCTACAGCTGTGTCTTCGTCGAAGTGGACCTCTAACTTTCTAAGTGCTGCTTCAACTGTTCGAGCCTCAGCTGAAGCAAGCATGGTGAAATTGAGCAGTGAGATCAGCCAGGCTTGGCAGACTGCAACAAATAGTGCGAGCCCAAGCAGCAGCAATGGAAGTGGAGGAATTGGGCCAGAGGAGTGTCCGCAGTGTGGTACAAGGTTTTCCTCAGTCACAAATCTGATAGATCACGTGCAGAAGGTCCATGAAAAGGGTGGAAATCAATCTCGTGTCTTACAGTTGCCAATGGAGGTATGCCCAAAGTGTAGTAAGGGTTTTCGTGATCCTGTGGCGCTTGTGGAGCATGTTGAGAGAGATCATAGAGGTACTTCCAAAGCCTAG
- the LOC118053198 gene encoding cellulose synthase A catalytic subunit 3 [UDP-forming] → MDLEGDATGPKKIQVCQICSDDIGKTVDGEPFVACHVCSFPVCRPCYEYERKDGNQSCPQCKTKYKRHKGSPPIQGEEVEDANSDDVENKSNHHTSGVQDEKQKIERMMSWDSSSGRKEHLATTNYDRDVSLNHIPYLAGRRSVSGDLSAASPERYSLASPESGIRATMRDPTRDSGSLGFGNVAWRERIDGWKMKPEKSTAPMSVSNAPSEGRGGGDFDASTDVLMDDSLLNDEARQPLSRKVSIPSSRINPYRMVIVLRLVVLCIFLHYRLTNPVRDAYALWLISVICEIWFAISWILDQFPKWLPVNRETYLDRLSLRYEKEGEPSQLAAVDIFVSTVDPLKEPPLVTANTVLSILAVDYPVDKVSCYVSDDGAAMLTFEAISETSEFARKWVPFCKKYDIEPRAPEWYFAQKIDYLKDKVHPAFVKERRAMKREYEEFKVRVNGLVSKAQKVPDEGWVMQDGTPWPGNNTRDHPGMIQVFLGHSGGLDTDGNELPRLVYVSREKRPGFQHHKKAGAMNALVRVSAVLTNGPFLLNLDCDHYINNSRALREAMCFLMDPNLGRTVCYVQFPQRFDGIDRNDRYANRNTVFFDINLRGLDGIQGPVYVGTGCVFNRTALYGYEPPLKPKHKKPGFMSSCFGGSRKKSSGSGRKESKKKSSKHVDPTLPVFNLEDIEEGVEGTGFDDEKSLLMSQMTLEKRFGQSTVFVASTLMENGGVPGSATPESLLKEAIHVISCGYEDKTDWGSEIGWIYGSVTEDILTGFKMHARGWRSIYCMPKRPAFKGSAPINLSDRLNQVLRWALGSVEILLSRHCPIWYGYSGRLKWLERLAYINTTIYPITAIPLLAYCTLPAVCLLTGKFIIPQISNIASIWFISLFLSIFATGILEMRWSGVGIDEWWRNEQFWVIGGVSAHLFAVFQGLLKVLAGIDTNFTVTSKASDEDGDFTELYMFKWTTLLIPPTTLLLINLVGVVAGVSYAINSGYQSWGPLFGKLFFAFWVIIHLYPFLKGLMGRQNRTPTIIVVWSVLLASIFSLLWVRVDPFTTRVTGPDVEQCGINC, encoded by the exons ATGGATTTAGAAGGAGATGCTACTGGG CCAAAAAAAATCCAGGTGTGCCAGATCTGCAGTGATGATATTGGCAAGACCGTAGATGGAGAGCCCTTTGTTGCTTGCCATGTATGTTCATTTCCAGTTTGCCGTCCATGTTATGAGTATGAGAGGAAGGATGGTAACCAGTCTTGTCCTCAATGCAAGACCAAATACAAGAGGCATAAAG GAAGCCCTCCAATTCAAGGTGAAGAAGTGGAAGATGCTAATTCTGATGATGTGGAAAACAAGTCAAATCATCATACATCAGGTGTTCAAGATGAGAAACAAAAGATAGAGCGTATGATGTCTTGGGATTCGAGTTCTGGTCGGAAAGAGCATCTTGCAACTACAAACTATGACAGAGATGTTTCTCTTAACCATATTCCTTACCTAGCTGGTAGACGCTCG GTTTCTGGGGATCTTTCAGCTGCATCTCCTGAACGTTATTCATTGGCTTCTCCTGAGAGTGGCATCAGAG CTACTATGAGGGATCCAACAAGGGATTCTGGATCACTGGGGTTTGGCAATGTAGCCTGGAGAGAGAGGATTGATGGTTGGAAGATGAAGCCTGAGAAGAGTACTGCTCCAATGAGTGTTAGTAATGCACCATCTGAAGGCAGGGGTGGTGGAGATTTTGATGCCAGCACTGATGTGCTCATGGATGATTCTTTACT AAACGATGAAGCCCGCCAGCCCCTCTCAAGGAAGGTTTCAATTCCTTCCTCTAGGATTAACCCTTACAGGATGGTCATAGTTTTGCGGCTTGTTGTCCTTTGCATTTTCTTACACTACCGTCTAACAAATCCAGTGAGGGATGCTTATGCTTTGTGGTTAATATCTGTTATCTGTGAGATATGGTTTGCAATATCATGGATATTGGATCAGTTCCCTAAATGGCTTCCAGTGAATCGTGAGACGTATCTTGACAGGCTATCTCTCag ATATGAGAAAGAAGGAGAGCCGTCTCAATTGGCTGCTGTTGACATTTTTGTCAGTACAGTCGACCCTTTAAAGGAACCTCCACTGGTCACAGCCAATACTGTGCTATCTATTCTTGCAGTAGATTACCCAGTCGACAAAGTCTCTTGCTATGTTTCAGATGATGGAGCTGCTATGTTGACATTTGAAGCCATATCTGAAACGTCAGAATTTGCTAGAAAATGGGTTCCTTTCTGCAAGAAATATGATATTGAACCGCGAGCTCCAGAATGGTACTTTGCTCAAAAGATTGACTACTTAAAAGACAAGGTTCATCCAGCATTTGTTAAAGAACGCAGAGCTATGAAA AGAGAATATGAAGAGTTTAAAGTTCGTGTCAATGGGCTTGTTTCAAAGGCACAAAAGGTTCCTGATGAAGGATGGGTCATGCAAGACGGTACGCCTTGGCCTGGAAATAATACCAGAGATCATCCAGGAATGATCCAG GTTTTCTTGGGCCATAGTGGAGGCCTTGACACTGATGGTAATGAACTTCCACGACTGGTGTATGTGTCTCGTGAGAAGCGTCCTGGTTTTCAGCATCATAAGAAAGCTGGTGCTATGAATGCACTT GTTCGTGTTTCAGCAGTTCTCACCAATGGGCCCTTCTTGTTAAATCTTGATTGTGATCATTACATAAACAACAGCAGGGCGTTGAGAGAAGCTATGTGTTTTCTAATGGATCCTAATCTTGGAAGAACAGTGTGTTATGTCCAGTTTCCCCAGAGATTTGATGGGATTGATAGAAATGATCGATATGCCAACCGTAACACTGTTTTCTTTGAT ATAAATTTAAGAGGATTGGATGGAATCCAAGGCCCTGTATACGTGGGTACAGGGTGTGTTTTCAATAGAACAGCCTTGTATGGCTATGAGCCTCCTCTCAAGCCTAAGCATAAGAAACCAGGATTTATGTCTTCATGCTTTGGTGGATCCCGGAAGAAGAGTTCAGGATCAGGTAGAAAGGAAAGTAAGAAAAAATCGAGCAAGCATGTTGACCCTACTTTGCCCGTATTCAATTTAGAAGATATAGAAGAAGGGGTTGAAG GTACTGGATTCGATGACGAAAAGTCATTGCTCATGTCTCAAATGACACTTGAGAAAAGATTTGGTCAATCGACCGTGTTTGTTGCTTCCACCCTTATGGAGAACGGCGGTGTTCCTGGATCTGCCACCCCAGAGTCTCTTCTAAAAGAAGCTATTCATGTCATCAGCTGTGGATATGAAGACAAGACAGACTGGGGAAGTGAA ATAGGATGGATTTATGGTTCAGTTACAGAAGATATCCTTACAGGATTCAAGATGCATGCTCGTGGTTGGAGATCAATCTATTGCATGCCAAAGCGTCCTGCATTTAAAGGATCTGCTCCTATTAATCTTTCTGATCGTCTAAATCAAGTGCTTCGGTGGGCTTTAGGTTCAGTTGAAATTCTTCTCAGTCGTCACTGCCCTATATGGTATGGCTATAGTGGGAGGCTAAAATGGCTCGAGAGATTAGCATATATCAATACAACCATTTATCCAATCACCGCTATTCCTCTTCTTGCCTATTGTACATTGCCAGCCGTGTGCCTTCTTACTGGAAAGTTCATTATTCCACAG ATTAGTAACATCGCCAGTATCTGGTTCATATCCCTCTTTCTATCAATCTTTGCAACTGGTATTTTGGAAATGAGATGGAGTGGTGTTGGGATTGATGAATGGTGGAGAAATGAACAGTTCTGGGTTATTGGAGGTGTGTCAGCTCATCTATTTGCTGTCTTCCAAGGCCTGCTGAAAGTCCTTGCTGGAATAGATACAAATTTTACAGTCACTTCAAAAGCATCCGATGAAGATGGTGATTTTACCGAGCTTTATATGTTCAAGTGGACCACTTTACTTATCCCACCAACTACTCTCCTCTTAATCAATCTAGTTGGAGTGGTTGCTGGAGTCTCCTACGCCATAAACAGTGGTTATCAATCTTGGGGTCCCCTCTTTGGCaagcttttctttgctttctggGTGATTATTCATCTTTACCCTTTCCTCAAGGGTCTGATGGGACGCCAGAACCGAACACCTACTATCATTGTTGTATGGTCAGTTCTCCTTGCCTCTATTTTCTCCCTGCTATGGGTACGCGTGGATCCTTTTACAACAAGGGTGACTGGACCGGACGTTGAGCAGTGCGGCATCAACTGCTAG